One Antarctobacter heliothermus DNA segment encodes these proteins:
- a CDS encoding creatininase family protein, which translates to MSEQSPNHHAVPTFDEMTSVEVGAAIKENAVILISLGATEQHGAHLPLGADTMQGIELARRTVARLHAEGHPAIVGPAIPFGPRGFLSETPIKLPGNVNLSASTFMKVLEEIGREIIDQGFRRVYFLGFHAESDAPMQIVAKSLCETTEANVVTLNWLVGARPRYSKYMEAQAQDGHGGEGETCRMLATAPHLCRMEKAEPWHPTISENQPEADALPYLGGGVGRFKMAEPYFQGFTSGVTGDPQLATADRGELVYDLMTGWLVDVIRHDLQGTEDYSRAEL; encoded by the coding sequence ATGAGTGAACAGAGTCCGAACCATCACGCCGTACCTACCTTTGACGAGATGACCTCGGTCGAGGTCGGGGCCGCGATCAAAGAAAACGCGGTCATCTTGATTTCGCTGGGCGCGACTGAGCAGCATGGCGCGCATTTACCTTTGGGCGCCGACACAATGCAGGGGATCGAACTGGCCCGCCGCACAGTTGCCCGGCTGCATGCCGAGGGGCACCCGGCCATCGTCGGCCCGGCAATCCCCTTTGGCCCGCGTGGCTTTTTGAGTGAGACCCCCATCAAGCTGCCGGGCAACGTGAACCTGTCGGCCAGCACCTTTATGAAGGTGCTCGAAGAGATCGGTCGGGAAATCATCGACCAAGGGTTTCGTCGGGTGTACTTCCTTGGGTTTCATGCAGAGAGCGACGCACCCATGCAGATCGTCGCCAAAAGCCTGTGCGAAACCACAGAGGCGAATGTGGTAACGTTGAATTGGCTCGTCGGCGCGCGGCCGCGCTATTCAAAGTACATGGAAGCGCAGGCGCAGGATGGTCACGGCGGCGAGGGCGAAACCTGCCGGATGCTGGCCACAGCACCGCATTTGTGCCGCATGGAAAAGGCCGAACCGTGGCACCCGACCATCTCCGAAAACCAACCAGAGGCGGATGCGTTGCCTTACCTTGGTGGTGGGGTTGGACGTTTCAAGATGGCGGAGCCCTACTTTCAGGGCTTCACCTCTGGTGTAACGGGTGATCCGCAACTGGCCACCGCAGACCGGGGTGAACTGGTCTACGATCTGATGACCGGGTGGCTGGTGGACGTGATCCGTCACGACCTACAGGGAACAGAGGACTACAGCCGTGCCGAGCTTTGA
- a CDS encoding TAXI family TRAP transporter solute-binding subunit, whose protein sequence is MHFKKFAIATVTALGLASTAPAETLTFVTSTPGGSWYPAGGAIKTAVEDLFDDIQINIRPGGGLANIKSISLKKADLGLSSTISAVDAHLGNAPFDEPVTNICNVAYLYPQVLQVPVRTDSGIESFEDFAGKRFSVAPPGTTAEQILRMVLESAGLTYDDLDQINFSSVSDQSNMMKDGQIDSVFLTTGVPASLIMDVGSARDLRLLPISDEAFAFLKEKNAGFQRTTIPGGIYKGMDEPVQSASFGTHVIADCDLDEEVVYKITKAIYERLSDLGLAVAALRNTTPEMVRQDVGIPQHRGSAKFFSEL, encoded by the coding sequence ATGCATTTCAAGAAATTCGCCATCGCCACTGTGACGGCGCTCGGCCTGGCCTCCACGGCACCGGCTGAAACCCTGACCTTTGTCACCTCGACGCCGGGTGGATCGTGGTATCCCGCAGGCGGCGCCATCAAGACCGCTGTCGAGGATCTTTTCGACGACATCCAGATCAACATCCGCCCGGGTGGCGGCCTGGCGAACATCAAATCCATCAGCCTCAAAAAGGCTGATCTGGGGCTATCCAGCACGATTTCCGCAGTTGATGCACACTTGGGCAACGCCCCATTCGATGAACCTGTTACGAATATCTGCAACGTCGCCTACCTGTACCCACAAGTCTTGCAAGTTCCCGTACGGACAGATTCCGGCATCGAAAGCTTCGAGGATTTTGCGGGCAAACGATTTTCCGTTGCCCCTCCCGGCACGACCGCAGAACAGATCTTGCGCATGGTTCTCGAGTCCGCTGGGCTGACTTACGATGACCTTGATCAAATCAACTTCTCGTCCGTTTCGGATCAATCCAACATGATGAAGGACGGTCAAATCGACAGCGTCTTTCTCACGACAGGCGTTCCGGCAAGTCTAATCATGGACGTAGGCTCCGCCCGTGACCTGCGGCTCCTGCCAATTTCCGATGAAGCGTTCGCATTTCTGAAAGAGAAAAACGCCGGCTTCCAACGGACAACTATTCCCGGTGGCATCTACAAGGGTATGGACGAACCTGTGCAATCGGCCAGCTTCGGCACGCATGTGATCGCCGACTGCGATCTGGATGAAGAGGTGGTCTACAAAATCACCAAGGCGATTTACGAACGGCTGTCCGACCTTGGTCTTGCCGTCGCAGCACTCAGGAACACGACACCAGAGATGGTTCGCCAAGATGTCGGCATCCCGCAACACCGTGGGTCGGCGAAGTTCTTTTCCGAACTATAA
- a CDS encoding TRAP transporter permease, whose translation MLANRHRILRWTVLAAMLGMTAFQFNAVIFGAPQPFVFRGIHLGFALGIVFLIYPAFTGGPLWSRIMDLLLIAGMLVSIGYLLAIQETLYYRFQFVDELSPTQFWMGIGLTALVLEGCRRTLGPALPLTALVFMVYAIASGRLDMNYLVDVLYLTTEGLFGIPLSVSATYLFLFVLFGALAERLGTGRFFIDFATAVAGRSTGGPAKVASLSSALFGSISGSAVANIMTTGSYTIPLMKRLGYRPAFAGSVEAVASTGGQIMPPVMGAAAFVMAEIMGVGYITVMMIALIPAILFFVSVFLAIHFEAKRQGLSGLDAASIPVLRTVLKERGHQIIPLFLIIGVLFYGYSPAYAAFLGILSILPTTLLRRTTRSEFKTIHVLEGIQTGVINACQVALACACAGIVVGVIIHSGLGLDFSSFVRSISNGSMLLALIMTAIAGIIVGMGLPTTPAYILQTALLIPALIKLGVTLEAAHLFAFYFAIMSTITPPVAIGVFAANAISGAKLWPASVAALKLGMTGYIVPFMFVYSPALILQGTPMQISLATVSAILGVTFLASGLHGYLTRRLGFIERLLLVIAAMLLIYQGIWSDVAGITLAVTAYLIQRNKPDTVPNSATIDASKQSA comes from the coding sequence ATGCTTGCCAACCGCCACAGGATTCTGCGCTGGACCGTTCTCGCGGCCATGCTCGGCATGACCGCCTTTCAATTCAATGCCGTCATCTTCGGCGCGCCTCAGCCTTTTGTCTTTCGCGGCATCCATCTGGGCTTTGCGCTAGGCATCGTTTTCTTGATTTATCCAGCTTTTACAGGCGGACCACTCTGGTCGCGGATTATGGATTTGCTCTTGATCGCCGGAATGCTGGTTTCGATTGGTTACCTGCTCGCAATTCAAGAAACACTTTATTACCGCTTTCAGTTCGTGGATGAACTTTCACCCACACAATTCTGGATGGGCATCGGCCTGACAGCGTTGGTGTTAGAAGGGTGTCGCCGAACGCTTGGTCCCGCCCTGCCCCTGACAGCCCTTGTCTTCATGGTCTACGCCATCGCCTCAGGGCGATTGGACATGAATTATCTGGTTGATGTGCTCTACCTTACAACCGAAGGGCTGTTCGGAATCCCGCTGAGCGTTTCGGCGACCTACCTCTTCCTCTTCGTTCTATTCGGCGCGCTCGCCGAAAGATTGGGAACCGGACGGTTTTTCATCGACTTCGCCACCGCAGTTGCCGGACGCAGCACGGGTGGGCCCGCGAAAGTGGCCAGCCTGTCCTCGGCACTGTTCGGGTCGATCTCTGGCAGCGCGGTGGCCAACATCATGACCACCGGCAGCTATACCATTCCGCTAATGAAACGGCTTGGATACCGGCCCGCATTCGCCGGTTCGGTCGAGGCCGTGGCCTCTACCGGCGGTCAGATCATGCCGCCGGTCATGGGTGCAGCGGCCTTCGTCATGGCCGAGATCATGGGCGTTGGTTACATCACTGTCATGATGATCGCGCTTATTCCGGCGATCCTGTTTTTTGTCAGCGTCTTTCTTGCAATCCACTTCGAAGCGAAACGCCAAGGGCTAAGCGGACTGGATGCAGCGTCGATCCCGGTTCTGCGCACGGTGCTCAAGGAACGCGGACACCAGATCATTCCCCTTTTCCTGATCATTGGCGTGCTCTTTTATGGCTACAGCCCAGCTTATGCGGCTTTCCTGGGGATCCTGTCGATATTGCCGACAACCCTATTGCGCAGAACGACCCGCTCCGAGTTCAAGACTATCCACGTTCTTGAAGGGATCCAGACCGGCGTGATCAATGCCTGTCAGGTCGCTCTTGCCTGTGCCTGTGCGGGCATCGTTGTCGGTGTGATCATTCACAGTGGACTGGGTCTGGATTTCAGCAGCTTCGTGCGGTCGATCTCGAATGGCTCGATGCTTCTGGCTCTGATTATGACTGCCATCGCTGGCATCATCGTGGGCATGGGACTGCCAACCACCCCCGCCTACATCCTGCAAACCGCCCTGCTCATCCCGGCCCTCATCAAGCTGGGTGTCACATTGGAAGCCGCGCATCTCTTCGCCTTCTATTTCGCGATCATGTCCACGATCACACCACCAGTGGCGATTGGCGTATTTGCCGCAAATGCCATTTCCGGGGCAAAGCTGTGGCCGGCGAGCGTTGCGGCGCTCAAACTGGGGATGACGGGATATATCGTTCCTTTCATGTTTGTCTACAGCCCCGCTTTGATCCTTCAAGGCACGCCGATGCAGATTAGTCTGGCAACCGTATCGGCCATCCTTGGCGTCACTTTCCTGGCGTCAGGATTGCATGGCTATCTGACACGGCGACTGGGATTCATTGAACGGCTCTTGCTGGTCATCGCGGCAATGCTCCTGATCTATCAAGGCATCTGGAGCGACGTCGCCGGTATCACGCTGGCAGTGACCGCCTACCTGATCCAGCGCAACAAGCCGGACACTGTTCCGAACAGCGCCACGATCGACGCCTCCAAACAATCCGCATGA
- a CDS encoding alpha-hydroxy acid oxidase, whose translation MDYESKFPSIWHLKKRARQRIPFFAWEFLDSGTGMERLVNRNQSAFDEVNLAPRSLGGRFSPDVGTTLFGQEYSVPFGAAPVGSTGLMWPGAELMLAQAAGDNDFPYCLSMMANETPEDVAAKAGKNTWMQIYCPKEPEVLADLIARCKAAGIKTIAVTADVPVSSTRERQLVAGLTVPPQMNAKTLWRVMKRPRWAMETLKYGLPRFKTLEKYFSFDRMNKGTRLVGRIVDGRPDWSYFARIREAWDGNLILKGVMHSDDAEQAIIHGADAVWVSNHGGRQFDGAHAAIEMLPEIVKTTAGRVPIIFDSGIRGGLDIARAISLGADFCFLGRGFLYSISALGAPGADHAYGILRRDLENNMIQMGARSLADLRGPQTTHVSSSTES comes from the coding sequence ATGGACTACGAAAGCAAATTCCCATCCATCTGGCACCTGAAAAAGCGAGCGCGTCAGCGCATTCCCTTTTTTGCCTGGGAATTCCTCGACAGCGGGACGGGAATGGAGCGGCTGGTGAACCGCAACCAATCTGCTTTTGACGAGGTCAACTTGGCACCCCGTTCCTTGGGCGGCCGGTTTTCTCCTGATGTTGGCACCACGCTATTTGGCCAAGAGTACTCAGTCCCGTTCGGCGCGGCTCCGGTGGGCAGTACCGGCTTGATGTGGCCCGGAGCGGAACTGATGTTGGCGCAAGCCGCTGGCGACAATGACTTTCCTTACTGCCTGAGTATGATGGCCAACGAAACACCCGAGGACGTGGCGGCGAAGGCCGGCAAAAACACTTGGATGCAAATCTACTGCCCCAAAGAGCCCGAAGTCCTCGCCGACCTGATTGCCCGTTGCAAGGCTGCTGGGATCAAGACGATCGCCGTCACGGCGGACGTTCCGGTAAGCAGCACGCGAGAGCGACAACTGGTCGCCGGTCTGACTGTGCCGCCCCAGATGAACGCCAAAACCCTGTGGCGGGTTATGAAAAGACCCCGTTGGGCGATGGAGACTCTGAAGTACGGGCTGCCGCGGTTCAAGACACTGGAGAAATACTTTTCCTTTGATCGGATGAACAAGGGCACACGGCTGGTCGGTCGCATCGTCGACGGCCGCCCCGACTGGAGCTACTTTGCCCGTATTCGCGAGGCTTGGGACGGCAATCTCATCCTGAAGGGTGTGATGCACTCTGATGATGCGGAACAGGCGATAATCCATGGGGCGGACGCTGTCTGGGTTTCCAACCACGGCGGGCGGCAGTTCGATGGCGCACATGCCGCGATCGAGATGCTCCCAGAGATCGTCAAGACAACCGCCGGACGAGTCCCGATCATATTCGACAGCGGTATCCGTGGCGGGCTGGACATTGCCCGTGCCATTTCACTGGGCGCCGACTTCTGCTTTCTAGGACGGGGCTTCCTATATTCGATATCCGCATTGGGCGCCCCGGGGGCAGACCATGCCTATGGCATTCTACGCCGCGACCTTGAAAACAACATGATCCAGATGGGTGCACGGTCGCTTGCGGATCTACGCGGCCCCCAAACCACCCATGTCAGCTCCTCAACAGAGTCATGA
- a CDS encoding FadR/GntR family transcriptional regulator yields MEAEDDMDSAPLVLSPGKRPRLSDQLYSQILEQIVSGRLSEGSRLPPEKEICEMFGVSRPVVRDALLRLRSDGLVQSRQGSGTFIQRRPAKRLSDFGGMDQVPEFLRVLELRMPVESEAARLAAERRTAAQLRKIEDAHRQMERDAEAGNIPAEPDAAFHNAIAAATGNDKFLSLSRSIQSSISSFRTVASNVTRTGPRKRIVQVLSEHTMILEAIQSRETEAARIAMMFHLERARRRVTDRSEDS; encoded by the coding sequence ATGGAAGCAGAGGATGACATGGATTCGGCGCCTCTAGTCTTGTCCCCTGGAAAGCGGCCGCGCCTGAGTGACCAGTTGTATTCGCAAATTCTTGAGCAAATCGTCTCGGGGCGGCTAAGCGAAGGATCCCGGTTGCCACCGGAAAAAGAAATCTGTGAGATGTTTGGCGTCTCGCGCCCGGTCGTCCGTGATGCGTTGCTTCGGCTTCGATCAGATGGGCTAGTGCAATCACGTCAAGGCAGCGGAACATTTATACAGCGCCGCCCCGCCAAGAGATTGAGCGATTTCGGCGGTATGGACCAAGTGCCGGAATTCCTTCGAGTGTTGGAGCTGCGGATGCCGGTCGAATCCGAAGCCGCCAGATTGGCCGCAGAGCGCCGTACAGCTGCACAGCTACGAAAAATTGAAGATGCCCATCGGCAAATGGAGCGTGACGCCGAAGCCGGGAACATACCTGCCGAACCTGACGCTGCTTTCCATAATGCCATTGCCGCCGCGACAGGAAATGACAAATTCCTGTCGCTGTCCCGCTCGATCCAGAGTTCAATTTCCAGCTTTCGAACAGTCGCATCCAATGTGACGAGGACGGGCCCGCGGAAACGGATTGTTCAGGTTCTCAGTGAACACACTATGATCCTTGAAGCTATTCAATCCCGTGAAACCGAAGCGGCCAGAATTGCAATGATGTTCCATTTGGAGCGCGCCCGACGCCGTGTGACCGACCGCTCCGAAGATTCCTGA
- a CDS encoding NAD(P)-dependent oxidoreductase, with protein sequence MAKVLALDPIHPDGLDLLRARSDVELVHLPNPTEADIAKHIQDAEVVLIRARVLADDMFQQATRLRLVSRHGVGCDNLKFEVLQPLGIGVAIAADSNLISVAEHAMTLTLAACKDLDRANGAVRDGKWAIRENLKARDLNGSQTLVVGFGRIGQAYAQRAAAFGAQITVFDPFRPKDAGLPEGYSLADSLAEAVSQADIVSIHMPRTAETSNLFDRDLLARMKPGSIVVNTARGGIVDEGAMAAALDAGRPGAYATDVLLDEPPHPDNPLLGREDVIVTPHSAAMTMQSTIRMATRSAQNALDFLDGTLREDMIALAPAPRDQEPCAK encoded by the coding sequence ATGGCCAAAGTACTTGCGCTTGACCCGATCCACCCTGATGGGCTGGACCTTTTGCGGGCTCGATCAGACGTTGAACTGGTTCACCTGCCAAATCCAACAGAAGCGGATATCGCAAAGCACATTCAGGATGCCGAGGTGGTGCTCATTCGCGCCCGTGTGCTTGCGGATGACATGTTTCAACAGGCCACCCGGCTGCGACTGGTTTCGCGCCACGGCGTTGGATGCGACAACCTGAAATTTGAGGTGCTTCAACCGCTTGGAATTGGCGTTGCCATCGCAGCGGACAGCAACCTCATTTCTGTGGCCGAACACGCAATGACTCTTACGCTGGCCGCCTGCAAAGATCTCGATCGCGCCAATGGTGCGGTTCGTGACGGCAAATGGGCCATTCGGGAAAACCTCAAAGCGCGCGATCTGAATGGCAGTCAAACGCTGGTGGTCGGGTTTGGCCGGATCGGCCAGGCCTATGCCCAGCGCGCCGCCGCCTTCGGCGCGCAGATCACAGTCTTCGACCCTTTTCGGCCAAAGGATGCCGGCCTGCCAGAAGGGTATAGTTTGGCGGACTCGCTTGCAGAGGCGGTCAGCCAGGCAGATATCGTTAGCATCCACATGCCCCGAACGGCAGAGACGTCAAATCTATTCGACCGCGATTTGCTTGCACGCATGAAACCGGGATCAATCGTTGTGAATACGGCGCGCGGAGGGATCGTTGACGAGGGCGCAATGGCTGCCGCACTGGATGCGGGTCGTCCGGGAGCATACGCGACCGATGTTCTGTTGGACGAACCGCCACATCCGGATAACCCGCTGCTTGGCCGGGAGGACGTGATCGTGACGCCCCATTCTGCTGCGATGACCATGCAAAGCACGATCCGGATGGCCACGCGCTCCGCTCAGAACGCGCTGGACTTTCTGGACGGGACGCTGCGTGAGGACATGATCGCTCTGGCCCCAGCGCCCAGAGATCAAGAGCCATGCGCGAAGTAG
- a CDS encoding NAD(P)-dependent oxidoreductase, giving the protein MAKVAFIGLGVMGYPMAGHLVKNGHDVTVYNRTTAKAEAWAAEYGASFATTPEKAAKDCEYVFICVGNDDDVREVSVGSEGALASMSKGSILVDHTTASASLARDLAKAASERGIGFIDAPVSGGQAGAENGVLTVMCGGEEKYFAAVEPVIDSYAQSCKLLGSTGAGQLAKMVNQICIAGLVQGLSEGVHFAQKAGLDIPLLIDVISKGAAGSWQMENRATNMGDGKFDYGFAVNWMRKDLGICMDEAKSNGASLPVTALVDQFYADVQKAGGGRWDTSSLLTRLK; this is encoded by the coding sequence ATGGCAAAAGTTGCCTTCATTGGACTGGGCGTAATGGGATACCCGATGGCCGGGCATCTCGTCAAAAATGGACATGACGTTACTGTCTACAACCGGACGACCGCCAAAGCCGAGGCTTGGGCGGCGGAATACGGCGCGTCCTTTGCCACCACACCCGAAAAAGCCGCCAAAGACTGCGAGTATGTCTTTATCTGCGTCGGAAACGACGACGACGTCCGGGAGGTGTCGGTAGGCTCCGAGGGCGCCCTTGCCAGCATGAGCAAAGGCAGCATTCTCGTCGATCACACAACCGCTTCTGCCAGCTTGGCCCGCGATCTGGCCAAAGCCGCGTCAGAGCGGGGCATTGGCTTTATCGACGCCCCAGTTTCAGGTGGTCAGGCAGGAGCGGAAAACGGGGTTCTGACGGTCATGTGCGGCGGCGAAGAAAAATACTTCGCGGCGGTCGAACCGGTCATCGATTCCTACGCGCAATCCTGCAAACTGCTGGGCAGCACCGGAGCAGGCCAATTGGCCAAGATGGTCAATCAGATTTGTATCGCAGGCCTGGTTCAAGGGTTGTCCGAGGGCGTCCATTTCGCGCAGAAGGCCGGATTGGACATCCCTCTTCTGATCGACGTGATTTCCAAAGGAGCCGCCGGCTCTTGGCAGATGGAGAACCGTGCAACCAACATGGGTGATGGCAAGTTCGACTATGGGTTCGCAGTGAACTGGATGCGAAAGGATCTTGGCATTTGCATGGATGAGGCCAAATCCAACGGCGCGAGCCTGCCCGTTACCGCGCTCGTAGATCAGTTCTACGCGGATGTGCAGAAGGCAGGCGGCGGCCGCTGGGACACCTCATCCCTGCTAACCCGCTTGAAGTGA
- a CDS encoding HpcH/HpaI aldolase family protein: MNIFENQTLKLLREDKLALGFGLNHLRSAGAGLLARACDHDWLFIDAEHGAFSQDQLAQVCIAALPSGTTPLVRVMKSSLDEGTRALDNGAQGIVVAHVDTPEEAKQAADAFSFPPDGHRSWGGAPAIFGYQAAGNAETMAKANSEIIVICMIESPEAVANADAIAATKGIDVLMIGASDLSAETGVAGEIGHPKMQDAFAKVAAACRKSGKAMGMGGVYDTEWASRYMTEGVRFVLAGTDHNYLMAGATARSSSLRDTFQNLGTAETNNA, from the coding sequence ATGAACATTTTCGAGAATCAAACTCTCAAGCTACTGCGAGAGGACAAACTTGCACTGGGTTTCGGCCTGAACCACCTGCGGTCAGCCGGTGCTGGCCTGTTGGCACGCGCATGTGACCACGACTGGCTGTTCATTGATGCCGAGCATGGCGCGTTTAGTCAGGATCAGCTGGCCCAAGTCTGCATCGCCGCCCTTCCGAGTGGCACTACCCCACTTGTCCGGGTCATGAAATCGTCCCTGGATGAAGGCACGCGTGCACTGGACAATGGTGCGCAAGGGATCGTCGTGGCGCACGTCGATACGCCAGAAGAAGCGAAACAAGCCGCCGATGCCTTCAGCTTCCCGCCGGACGGTCATCGCAGCTGGGGCGGGGCGCCTGCAATTTTCGGATATCAGGCAGCCGGCAATGCCGAAACCATGGCCAAGGCAAACTCCGAGATCATCGTCATCTGCATGATCGAGTCGCCTGAGGCCGTGGCAAATGCAGACGCCATTGCCGCGACAAAGGGCATAGATGTCCTGATGATCGGCGCATCGGACCTTTCCGCCGAAACGGGAGTAGCCGGCGAAATCGGGCACCCCAAGATGCAGGATGCCTTTGCAAAGGTCGCCGCCGCGTGCCGCAAATCGGGCAAGGCCATGGGCATGGGTGGCGTCTACGACACCGAGTGGGCCTCGCGCTACATGACCGAGGGTGTACGCTTTGTCCTCGCGGGGACCGATCACAACTACCTGATGGCCGGGGCAACGGCGCGCTCAAGCTCTCTGCGCGACACGTTCCAGAACCTGGGCACCGCTGAAACCAACAACGCATAA
- a CDS encoding VOC family protein, producing MKAKRINHIAIAVNDLDAAVETFTKDFGLTLIREATNGPGTLGMAFLEVGDTVLQLVTPIGPGPVRDFLDTKGEGLHHICFDVESLKEATETHPGGPIDKGGLGGQVSFLKESVHGAVIELSAPLPEEG from the coding sequence ATGAAGGCAAAACGCATTAACCACATCGCGATCGCCGTGAACGATCTCGATGCCGCGGTTGAAACGTTCACCAAGGACTTCGGCCTTACGCTCATTCGAGAGGCCACTAACGGCCCCGGCACATTGGGCATGGCATTTCTGGAGGTCGGCGACACCGTTCTTCAGCTCGTGACACCGATTGGGCCTGGGCCTGTGCGCGATTTCCTGGACACAAAAGGCGAAGGCCTTCACCACATTTGCTTCGACGTCGAGTCACTGAAAGAGGCTACTGAAACACATCCCGGCGGCCCCATCGACAAGGGAGGCCTTGGTGGACAGGTGAGCTTTCTGAAAGAAAGCGTCCACGGCGCAGTTATCGAACTTAGTGCGCCGCTGCCCGAAGAGGGCTGA
- a CDS encoding FadR/GntR family transcriptional regulator: MAGKIKPIEQQRQPSVAVEVTKNLLGFLLSGDIKPGDRLPPERKLAEALGVGRTVLREGLKSLTVLGLVEGRQGDGNYLKATESEFLPRAIEWGMLLGAKVTNDLIESRQVLELSIVRLAAERITDKEIRKLDELMDKMRDADDAAKFARADVAFHLVIVKAARNETLLQIMNNMLSLLKVWTRRVLAEEVDFDELIDQHSGIVEALRAHDQDRAVSAMQLHLESVLSKLQQTVSSTGGNIGEQAN; this comes from the coding sequence ATGGCCGGCAAGATCAAACCAATTGAACAACAGCGGCAACCATCAGTTGCCGTGGAAGTCACCAAGAACCTTTTGGGCTTTCTGCTTTCGGGCGATATCAAGCCAGGTGACCGGCTTCCTCCTGAGCGCAAGCTGGCCGAGGCTCTTGGCGTCGGGCGTACGGTTCTACGCGAGGGGTTGAAATCTCTCACTGTGCTTGGCTTGGTCGAGGGTCGGCAGGGAGATGGAAACTACTTGAAAGCGACCGAGTCAGAGTTCCTTCCGCGGGCAATAGAGTGGGGTATGTTGCTCGGGGCCAAGGTGACCAACGACCTGATCGAAAGCCGCCAAGTACTTGAACTCTCGATTGTCCGCTTGGCAGCAGAGCGTATTACGGACAAGGAAATCCGGAAGCTTGATGAGCTTATGGACAAGATGCGCGACGCCGACGATGCGGCCAAGTTCGCACGCGCAGACGTCGCCTTCCACCTAGTGATCGTGAAGGCTGCCAGAAATGAAACATTGCTGCAGATCATGAACAACATGCTCTCACTGCTTAAGGTCTGGACAAGGCGGGTCTTGGCAGAAGAAGTCGATTTCGACGAGCTGATCGATCAACATTCCGGGATTGTGGAAGCTCTGCGTGCGCATGATCAAGATCGTGCAGTGTCGGCCATGCAGTTGCATCTGGAAAGTGTATTGTCAAAGTTGCAGCAGACGGTGTCCTCAACGGGCGGCAACATTGGGGAGCAAGCGAATTGA
- a CDS encoding SMP-30/gluconolactonase/LRE family protein, protein MNATLLADTRNTLGESCFWDPRDNCLWWTDIHNCQVFRLDMENRVTHFDLPDRACFIRPRKQAGFVIGFPKRVVISNQDLTSFATLQEVEPSLSETRINDATVDPFGGVVFGTFHEPADRANRQPLAGLYRLKPDGTLVQLLNKIVVSNGLDFSPDGRIMYFTDTHDGVIRRFSIEGDFDQFTEISPLAGSDIAPGAPDGGYVDEKGSYWSARVWAGCIVRITKDGKIDAKINLPTRGPTCLTIGGASNRQIFITSLRMRLTDEELTDYPHAGGIFTADSDIGASKPRLAAL, encoded by the coding sequence ATGAACGCAACACTTCTGGCCGACACTAGGAACACGCTGGGCGAAAGCTGCTTCTGGGATCCGCGAGATAACTGCCTGTGGTGGACGGACATCCACAATTGTCAGGTGTTCCGTCTTGATATGGAAAACCGAGTAACCCATTTCGATCTGCCAGACCGGGCCTGTTTTATTCGCCCCAGGAAGCAGGCGGGATTCGTGATCGGCTTTCCCAAGCGCGTCGTGATATCCAACCAAGACCTGACAAGTTTTGCCACGCTACAAGAGGTGGAGCCTTCACTTTCCGAGACAAGGATCAATGACGCAACGGTTGATCCATTTGGTGGTGTGGTCTTCGGCACATTCCACGAACCCGCCGATCGGGCGAACAGGCAGCCGCTCGCCGGGCTTTACCGATTGAAACCGGATGGCACGCTTGTTCAACTTTTGAACAAGATCGTGGTGAGCAATGGATTGGACTTCTCTCCAGATGGTCGGATCATGTATTTCACGGACACCCATGACGGTGTGATCCGGCGGTTCAGTATCGAGGGCGACTTTGATCAGTTCACCGAAATTTCGCCCCTGGCGGGAAGCGACATAGCCCCGGGCGCGCCAGACGGCGGTTATGTAGATGAAAAGGGAAGCTATTGGTCCGCACGGGTGTGGGCCGGCTGCATCGTACGCATAACCAAGGATGGCAAGATCGACGCCAAGATCAATCTGCCAACACGCGGCCCAACCTGTTTGACAATTGGCGGCGCATCAAACCGACAAATTTTCATAACTAGCCTGCGCATGCGCCTGACAGACGAAGAACTGACTGACTATCCGCATGCCGGCGGGATTTTCACAGCAGATTCCGATATTGGCGCCAGCAAACCAAGGCTTGCGGCACTGTGA